From Humibacter ginsenosidimutans, a single genomic window includes:
- a CDS encoding DNA methyltransferase gives MSTLAEYESFLAEKVAFDHAYGFEVEPTDVNPILKPHQRDIVRWAVRGGRRAIFARFGLGKSVMQLEILRIIIQRYLDSGANARALIVAPLGVRGEFIRDGRRLLGLDVRFIRRTEEVEPTWSGIYVTNYESVRDGRLDVDQFDAVSLDEAAVLRSFGSKTYQTFLAMFDAIPYRFVATATPSPNKYKELIHYAGFLGVMDTGQALTRFFKRDSTQANNLTLYPHKEAEFWLWLNTWACFLQRPSDLCECSCHGHTWTLPTNDSGASSPSNGGQRPAAPEAGSAAAIAETRSSSRRNTSKPDAPEAADAFGRITEGPEPAPTTSGRECSTGADDRSTRTGRSTAVAESESANGGNPSPTSSLTWESRQQDAVSIASTMTATTSPKTADGQPRKSRQQTGARTGAASSCEVCRCDDGYDLPELRVHWDEVAVDLQSEQIDRDGQGVLVRGARMSMVDAAREKRDTMSARIARVMAIAADVPGQFLVWCDLNDEQALIEQRLTALGISYSSIYGALSDDEAERRLDEWRAGTTQALIGKPVMLGQGMNLQQAHVAIFAGITHKFEQTIQATHRIHRFGQTHPCDVHLIFADTEAEVRDVLERKWREHDELTDTMSDVIRQYGLNPAAIQQELTRSMGVERREESGEDWLIANNDCVPETMGMESNSVDLIVTSIPFSNHYEYTPSYNDFGHTDDNGHFWRQMDYLTPELLRILKPGRIYACHVKDRILFGSVTGAGAPTVSPFHAEALFHGRQHGFDYLGMITVTTDVVRENNQTYRLGYTEMRKDGSKMGVGSPEYILLFRKPQTDRAKGYADERVVKSIDDYSLARWQIDAAADWRSSGNRLLTVDELAQLSPEERSRLFTKQSVANVYDFAQHVQLGEAMAARKALPSTFKSLDPGSWSPWVWHDVNRMLTLNGEQARRNLEFHICPLQFDIVDRLIERFSNRGDLVFDPFGGLGTVPLRARKLGRRGRAVELNPTSYRDAVAYQLEMDRSGQTPTLFDLLDMDGAA, from the coding sequence ATGAGCACGCTCGCTGAGTATGAGAGCTTCCTTGCTGAGAAGGTCGCGTTCGACCACGCGTACGGGTTCGAGGTTGAACCGACGGACGTTAACCCTATCCTGAAACCGCACCAGCGGGACATCGTCCGGTGGGCGGTCCGCGGCGGCCGGCGTGCGATCTTCGCCCGCTTCGGTCTCGGCAAGTCGGTCATGCAGCTGGAGATCCTCCGGATCATCATCCAGCGTTACCTCGACAGCGGCGCGAACGCGCGCGCGCTCATCGTCGCGCCGCTCGGCGTCCGCGGAGAGTTCATCCGAGACGGCCGCAGGCTCCTCGGTCTCGACGTGCGGTTCATCCGCCGCACCGAGGAGGTCGAACCGACGTGGTCGGGCATCTACGTCACGAACTACGAGTCCGTGCGAGACGGGCGCCTCGACGTCGACCAGTTCGACGCTGTCTCGCTGGACGAGGCGGCCGTGCTGCGGTCGTTCGGGTCGAAGACGTACCAGACGTTCCTGGCCATGTTCGATGCGATCCCGTACCGGTTCGTCGCTACCGCGACGCCGTCGCCGAACAAGTACAAGGAGCTGATCCACTACGCCGGCTTCCTCGGCGTCATGGACACAGGGCAGGCGCTCACCCGCTTCTTCAAGCGGGACTCGACGCAGGCGAACAACCTCACCCTGTACCCCCACAAGGAAGCCGAATTTTGGCTCTGGCTCAACACCTGGGCCTGCTTTCTCCAACGACCCTCTGACCTTTGTGAGTGCTCATGCCACGGCCACACCTGGACCTTGCCAACCAACGATTCGGGCGCCTCGTCGCCGTCGAATGGAGGTCAGCGACCGGCCGCGCCGGAGGCTGGCTCTGCCGCTGCGATTGCGGAAACGAGGTCGTCAAGTCGTCGGAACACCTCAAAGCCGGACGCGCCCGAAGCTGCGGATGCCTTCGGCCGTATCACGGAGGGACCGGAACCCGCGCCTACAACATCTGGCAGGGAATGCTCGACCGGTGCCGACGACCGAAGCACAAGAACTGGCCGGAGTACGGCGGTCGCGGAATCCGAGTCTGCAAACGGTGGGAATCCTTCCCCAACTTCCTCGCTGACATGGGAGAGCCGCCAGCAGGATGCAGTATCGATCGCATCGACAATGACGGCAACTACGAGCCCGAAAACTGCCGATGGGCAACCGCGAAAGAGCAGGCAGCAAACCGGCGCCCGTACGGGAGCGGCAAGCTCGTGTGAGGTCTGCCGCTGCGATGACGGCTACGACCTGCCCGAGCTGCGGGTGCATTGGGACGAGGTCGCCGTCGACCTGCAGTCTGAGCAGATCGACCGTGACGGTCAGGGTGTTCTGGTGCGCGGGGCCCGCATGTCGATGGTGGATGCCGCACGGGAGAAGCGCGACACGATGAGCGCCCGCATTGCTCGCGTCATGGCCATCGCCGCGGACGTGCCCGGTCAGTTCCTGGTGTGGTGCGACCTCAACGATGAGCAGGCTCTGATCGAGCAGAGACTCACAGCGCTCGGTATCAGCTACTCATCGATCTACGGTGCGCTCTCGGACGATGAGGCCGAGCGCCGCCTGGACGAGTGGCGTGCCGGGACAACGCAGGCGCTGATCGGGAAGCCGGTGATGCTCGGGCAGGGCATGAACCTGCAACAGGCGCACGTCGCGATCTTCGCCGGCATCACGCACAAGTTCGAGCAGACCATCCAGGCAACGCACCGCATCCACCGGTTCGGGCAGACACACCCGTGCGACGTGCACCTGATCTTCGCCGACACCGAAGCGGAAGTGCGGGACGTGTTGGAGCGGAAGTGGCGCGAGCACGACGAGCTCACGGACACCATGTCGGATGTGATCCGTCAGTACGGGTTGAACCCGGCTGCGATCCAGCAGGAGCTCACCCGGTCGATGGGTGTTGAGCGTCGTGAGGAGTCGGGTGAGGACTGGCTGATCGCGAACAACGACTGCGTGCCCGAGACGATGGGCATGGAGTCGAACTCGGTCGACCTGATCGTCACCAGCATCCCGTTCTCGAATCACTACGAGTACACGCCGTCGTACAACGACTTCGGTCACACCGACGACAACGGCCACTTCTGGCGGCAGATGGACTACCTGACGCCGGAGTTGCTGCGGATTCTGAAACCGGGCCGCATCTACGCCTGCCACGTGAAGGACCGCATCCTGTTCGGTTCCGTCACGGGCGCCGGCGCACCGACCGTGTCGCCGTTCCATGCGGAGGCGTTGTTCCACGGCCGCCAGCACGGCTTCGACTACCTGGGCATGATCACCGTCACCACCGACGTCGTCCGGGAGAACAACCAGACGTATCGCCTCGGCTACACGGAGATGCGCAAGGACGGCTCGAAGATGGGCGTCGGCTCACCCGAGTACATCCTCCTGTTCCGGAAGCCGCAGACCGACCGTGCGAAGGGGTACGCCGACGAGCGCGTGGTGAAGTCGATCGACGACTACTCGTTGGCTCGCTGGCAGATCGATGCCGCCGCAGACTGGCGCTCATCCGGGAACCGGCTGCTCACCGTCGATGAGCTCGCTCAGCTGTCACCTGAGGAACGGTCGCGCCTGTTCACGAAGCAGTCGGTGGCGAACGTCTACGACTTCGCCCAGCACGTCCAGCTCGGCGAAGCGATGGCCGCGCGGAAGGCGTTGCCGTCGACGTTCAAGTCGCTCGACCCGGGCTCGTGGTCGCCGTGGGTGTGGCACGACGTGAACCGAATGCTCACCCTGAACGGGGAGCAGGCACGACGGAACCTCGAGTTCCACATCTGCCCGCTGCAGTTCGACATCGTCGACCGGCTGATCGAGCGCTTCTCGAACCGGGGCGACCTCGTGTTCGACCCGTTCGGTGGTCTCGGCACCGTCCCGCTTCGCGCGCGGAAGCTCGGTCGCCGCGGTCGCGCTGTCGAGCTCAACCCGACGTCGTATCGCGACGCGGTCGCCTACCAACTGGAGATGGACCGGTCCGGGCAGACGCCGACGCTGTTCGACCTGCTCGACATGGACGGTGCCGCGTGA
- a CDS encoding RecT family recombinase, whose protein sequence is MSGEVTLLPDNGDVTSWSEAEKAIVEAAGLVFTHTYGDREGQREAAPRPVVEKFLSLARRTGLDPLARQIYCIGRLSKGRVEWSVQTGIDGFRVVADRSRRYAGQDPVLWLTEKGEWVDAFVPSLHGTRPLAARATVYRSDWPRPLVAIAEWGAYVQTKRDGNPNEVWSKQGPGQLAKCAEALALRKAFPQDLSGIYTSDEMAAAEVDEAQVTPARDWKGMIAAASTHEDVEDIIDRCDDAGELTDAVRTAALTRHGMLGRDEGPVEAPDDDAVDDAGPAYITPGLQPTEDDDVDEAEFERISAQEYADAVARGEVLADE, encoded by the coding sequence ATGAGCGGCGAAGTCACCCTCCTCCCTGACAACGGGGACGTCACGTCCTGGTCGGAAGCGGAGAAGGCGATCGTCGAGGCCGCGGGCCTCGTGTTCACGCACACCTACGGCGACCGTGAAGGGCAGCGCGAGGCCGCGCCCCGTCCCGTAGTGGAGAAGTTCCTCTCCCTCGCGCGGCGCACGGGCCTTGACCCGCTCGCCCGGCAGATCTACTGCATCGGGCGCCTGTCGAAGGGTCGCGTTGAGTGGAGCGTGCAGACCGGCATCGACGGGTTCCGTGTCGTTGCCGACCGTTCGCGTCGCTATGCGGGTCAGGACCCCGTCCTGTGGCTCACCGAGAAGGGCGAGTGGGTGGACGCGTTCGTGCCGTCCCTGCATGGCACCCGTCCGCTCGCCGCGCGCGCCACCGTCTACCGCTCCGACTGGCCGCGACCGCTCGTCGCCATCGCCGAGTGGGGCGCCTACGTGCAGACGAAGCGCGACGGCAACCCGAACGAGGTGTGGTCGAAGCAGGGCCCCGGCCAGTTGGCGAAGTGCGCGGAAGCGCTCGCCCTGCGGAAGGCGTTCCCGCAAGACCTGTCCGGCATCTACACGAGCGACGAGATGGCTGCTGCTGAGGTCGACGAGGCGCAGGTCACACCCGCACGCGACTGGAAGGGCATGATCGCCGCGGCGTCCACGCATGAGGACGTCGAGGACATCATCGACCGGTGCGACGACGCCGGCGAGCTCACGGACGCCGTACGCACGGCCGCGCTCACCCGGCACGGGATGCTCGGCCGCGACGAGGGGCCTGTCGAAGCACCAGACGACGACGCGGTGGACGACGCAGGCCCGGCCTACATCACGCCGGGCCTCCAACCGACGGAGGACGACGACGTCGACGAGGCCGAGTTCGAGCGGATCTCCGCGCAGGAGTACGCCGACGCCGTCGCTCGAGGCGAGGTGCTCGCCGATGAGTGA
- a CDS encoding crossover junction endodeoxyribonuclease RuvC: MIESPSPDPTTETITVPTAVRVVGLDLSLTATGIATVGDTTNVLTLKSKGNATATLDERALRLHNLTLDIITRAVFGDTVVIEQPAYGQTGGSHHDRSGLWWLVVDALIPEVDRLIEVTPQTVKKYATGKGNASKDEVLAAVVRRYPNVPVANNNEADALILAAIGARLSGTPIESGLPLTHIDALAKVRWVA; encoded by the coding sequence ATGATCGAGTCTCCATCCCCAGACCCAACCACCGAAACGATCACCGTCCCGACGGCCGTCCGCGTTGTCGGCCTCGACCTCTCCCTCACCGCGACCGGTATCGCCACCGTCGGAGACACCACCAACGTGCTCACCCTCAAGTCGAAGGGCAACGCGACCGCGACCCTCGACGAGCGGGCGCTGCGCCTCCACAACCTGACGCTCGACATCATCACCCGCGCCGTCTTCGGTGACACGGTCGTCATTGAGCAGCCCGCGTACGGGCAGACCGGCGGCTCACATCATGACCGGTCCGGGCTGTGGTGGCTCGTCGTCGACGCGCTCATCCCCGAAGTGGATCGTCTCATCGAGGTCACCCCGCAGACGGTCAAGAAGTACGCCACAGGGAAGGGCAACGCGTCCAAGGACGAGGTGCTCGCCGCCGTCGTACGCCGCTACCCCAACGTGCCGGTAGCCAACAACAACGAGGCCGACGCGCTCATCCTCGCCGCGATCGGCGCCCGACTCTCCGGTACCCCGATCGAATCCGGGCTCCCGCTGACGCACATCGACGCACTCGCGAAAGTGCGGTGGGTCGCATGA
- a CDS encoding NUMOD4 domain-containing protein: MQLDDIQWRPVGGYEGLYEVSNDGRVRRPLDHPKRPGFVLSPAVMRSGHRRVRLLRDGVPTSYLVHRIEAIAFLGEPEPGQYACHNDGNPANNSIENIRWDSPSGNARDMLLHGTHPQAFKTHCPRGHEYTEENTKHTAKGRSCMQCHSDLWSRRSERSAA; this comes from the coding sequence ATGCAACTCGACGATATCCAGTGGCGGCCCGTCGGCGGCTACGAAGGCCTCTACGAGGTCAGCAACGACGGGCGCGTCCGGCGCCCGCTCGATCACCCGAAGCGCCCCGGCTTCGTCCTCAGCCCAGCAGTGATGCGCAGCGGCCACCGCAGGGTTCGCCTTCTCCGCGACGGCGTGCCAACGAGCTATCTGGTCCACCGCATCGAGGCGATCGCCTTCCTCGGCGAGCCCGAGCCGGGCCAGTATGCGTGCCACAACGACGGCAACCCCGCGAACAACTCGATCGAGAACATCCGGTGGGACAGCCCGTCGGGAAACGCGCGAGACATGCTCCTCCACGGCACACATCCGCAGGCGTTCAAGACGCACTGCCCGCGGGGCCACGAATACACGGAGGAGAACACGAAGCACACCGCGAAGGGCCGCTCGTGCATGCAGTGCCACAGTGACCTCTGGTCGCGGCGCTCGGAGCGGAGCGCAGCATGA